A genome region from Anopheles stephensi strain Indian chromosome 2, UCI_ANSTEP_V1.0, whole genome shotgun sequence includes the following:
- the LOC118503215 gene encoding glycogen [starch] synthase yields the protein MSRRYSRVESSSDLMQFLDRGHSANTENRWTFEIAWEVANKVGGIYTVIRSKAFVSTEELGDQYCLIGPYKEASARTEVEACEFPSNGPFYRAVTAMRNQGYKVHCGRWLVDGNPQIILFDIGSAAWKMDGYKQELWDSSNIGIPHLDIECNDAIILGYTVATFIDEFKRCAEVYSHENEYGPPRIVAHFHEWQAGVGLIALRTRQVDVATVFTTHATLLGRYLCAGNTDFYNNLDKFPVDEEAGKRQIYHRYCLERAASHLSHVFTTVSEITGYEAEHLLKRKPDIITPNGLNVKKFAAIHEFQNMHAMAKEKIHEFTRGHFYGHFNFNIEKTLYMFIAGRYEFSNKGADIFIEALARLNHMLKSSNSDVTVVAFLIFPAKTNNFNVESLRGHAVTKQLRDTINSIQQDIGKRMYETCLQGQLPEGTEILTKEDIVKIKRCLYALQRDGNPPVTTHNVVDDWNDPVLDSIRRCQLFNTKYDRVKVVFHPEFLNSTNPLFGLDYEEFVRGCHLGVFPSYYEPWGYTPAECTVMGIPSITTNLSGFGCFMHEHVADPKSYGIYIVDRRHVGLEESVQQLSKFMYEFSKLNRRQRIIQRNRTERLSDLLDWRNLGIYYRQARVKALQRVYPDYVDESTEYLKRATDFTYPRPISAPPSPSSSRHTTPAPSLHGSDDEQDSVDSEEELQELKMNSHH from the exons ATGAGCCGTCGATATTCGCGCGTCGAGTCCAGCTCGGATCTGATGCAGTTCCTGGACCGGGGACACTCGGCCAACACGGAAAACCGATGGACCTTCGAGATCGCGTGGGAAGTGGCTAACAAAG TGGGAGGCATATACACGGTCATCCGCTCGAAAGCGTTCGTGTCGACGGAGGAGCTGGGCGATCAGTACTGTCTGATCGGACCGTACAAGGAAGCGTCCGCACGCACGGAAGTTGAGGCTTGCGAATTTCCCAGCAATGGACCGTTCTATCGGGCCGTGACCGCGATGCGCAACCAGGGCTACAAGGTGCACTGTGGCCGCTGGTTAGTGGATGGCAATCCGCAGATCATCCTGTTCGACATCGGGTCCGCGGCATGGAAAATGGACGGCTACAAACAGGAGCTGTGGGATTCGTCCAACATCGGTATCCCCCATCTGGACATTGAGTGTAACGATGCGATCATTCTGGGGTATACCGTCGCAACCTTCATCGATGAG TTCAAACGCTGCGCTGAGGTTTACTCGCATGAGAATGAATACGGCCCGCCAAGAATTGTGGCCCACTTTCACGAATGGCAGGCGGGAGTCGGCCTGATAGCGCTGCGTACACGGCAGGTGGATGTGGCGACTGTGTTCACCACGCACGCCACCCTGCTAGGACGGTACCTTTGCGCAGGCAACACCGATTTCTACAACAATCTCGACAAATTCCCCGTGGACGAAGAAGCCGGCAAGCGTCAAATCTATCACCGGTATTGCCTGGAACGGGCGGCCTCACACCTATCGCACGTGTTCACTACCGTGTCCGAGATTACGGGATACGAGGCGGAACATCTGCTCAAGCGCAAACCGGACATTATCACGCCGAACGGGCTGAACGTGAAGAAGTTTGCGGCCATCCACGAGTTCCAGAATATGCACGCGATGGCGAAGGAAAAGATACACGAGTTTACGCGCGGCCACTTTTACGGACACTTTAACTTCAACATTGAAAAGACGCTGTACATGTTCATTGCCGGTCGGTACGAGTTCTCAAACAAGGGCGCGGACATTTTCATCGAAGCGCTGGCCCGCCTGAATCACATGCTAAAGTCGAGCAACTCGGACGTGACGGTGGTAGCATTTCTAATCTTCCCGGCCAAGACGAACAACTTCAACGTGGAATCGTTGCGGGGTCACGCTGTCACGAAACAGCTGCGCGATACGATCAACAGCATACAGCAGGACATTGGGAAGCGCATGTACGAGACGTGTCTGCAGGGTCAGCTGCCCGAGGGGACGGAGATCCTGACGAAGGAGGATATCGTTAAGATTAAGCGTTGTCTGTACGCGCTACAACGGGACGGCAATCCTCCGGTCACCACGCACAACGTGGTGGACGACTGGAACGATCCGGTGCTGGACTCGATCCGTCGGTGCCAGCTGTTCAACACCAAGTACGATCGCGTGAAGGTGGTGTTCCATCCCGAGTTCCTCAACTCGACCAATCCACTGTTTGGGTTGGACTATGAAGAGTTTGTGCGCGGTTGCCATCTCGGTGTGTTCCCGTCGTACTACGAACCCTGGGGATACACGCCGGCCGAATGTACCGTGATGGGTATACCGAGCATTACCACGAATCTGTCCGGGTTCGGGTGCTTCATGCACGAGCACGTGGCGGATCCCAAGTCGTACGGCATCTACATCGTCGATCGGCGTCACGTCGGGCTGGAGGAGAGCGTACAGCAGCTGTCTAAATTTATGTACGAGTTTTCCAAGCTGAACCGCCGCCAGCGTATCATCCAGCGTAATCGTACGGAGCGGTTGAGCGATCTGCTGGACTGGAGAAATCTAGGAATA TACTATCGTCAAGCTAGGGTGAAAGCACTGCAGAGAGTGTATCCCGATTATGTGGACGAGTCGACCGAGTATCTGAAGCGAGCCACCGATTTTACCTACCCACGACCGATCAGTGCCCCACCAAGTCCCAGCTCATCCA GACATACTACACCGGCACCGTCCCTGCACGGCTCGGACGACGAGCAGGACTCGGTTGACTCGGAAGAAGAGCTGCAGGAGCTTAAAATGAACTCGCACCACTAG